A region of Sparus aurata chromosome 8, fSpaAur1.1, whole genome shotgun sequence DNA encodes the following proteins:
- the LOC115586410 gene encoding fibroblast growth factor 6 has protein sequence MAVAQRLLVSMSCEAGTPHWTLTAVVLLGFLLGIVSAYPLPSGRTNATLLEKRWETLFSRSVLGISGEKPELNWESDYLLGIKRVRRLYCNVGIGFHLQVLPDGRINGAHNENQYSLIEISTVERGVVSLYGVKSELFVAMNSRGRLYGTTVFHDECKFKESLLPNNYNAYESLVYRGSYIALSKHGRVKRGNKATTAMTVTHFLPRI, from the exons ATGGCCGTTGCGCAAAGGCTCCTCGTCAGTATGTCCTGCGAGGCCGGCACGCCGCACTGGACGCTGACCGCGGTGGTTCTCCTGGGCTTTCTGCTGGGGATCGTGTCAGCGTACCCGTTACCGAGCGGCAGGACAAACGCAACTTTATTGGAGAAACGATGGGAGACCCTCTTCTCCCGCTCTGTACTGGGGATCTCCGGGGAGAAACCGGAGCTGAACTGGGAGAGTGACTATCTGCTGGGCATCAAAAGAGTGCGGAGGCTCTACTGCAACGTGGGCATCGGGTTTCACCTTCAGGTCCTCCCCGACGGCAGGATAAACGGTGCACATAATGAAAACCAGTACA GTCTCATAGAGATCTCCACGGTGGAGAGAGGAGTGGTGAGCCTCTATGGGGTGAAGAGTGAGCTGTTTGTCGCAATGAACAGCCGTGGGAGGTTATACGGAACG ACAGTCTTCCATGACGAGTGCAAGTTCAAGGAGAGCTTGCTCCCGAACAACTACAACGCCTACGAGTCTCTGGTCTACAGAGGCTCCTACATAGCACTCAGCAAGCATGGCCGCGTGAAGAGGGGCAACAAGGCCACCACTGCCATGACTGTAACGCACTTCCTACCCCGAATATGA
- the LOC115586409 gene encoding fibroblast growth factor 23-like, which produces MQPAFFSLVLIAVHVSVPVDCTASLRDPEQLLQHQQGGSSTGARAESSAGTGRFYLELSGSMRKGIHRHFLAVLPVRTDAGNFVSIFDLRRRLFLCMDFKGELYKSRQKDREDCLFQRIWLDLVNHHDVFYSISAGQLLKLEGAELRVAHPEPPKPSSAIMERFLGPLVRRQRRSEEVNPSDPLRSESHPSHPAKDHKDADHRQPEQDQAGAVSKETITSCDDPLRVLQANGPVSPVKTNIADRAPQD; this is translated from the exons ATGCAACCGGCTTTCTTCTCACTCGTCCTGATTGCCGTACATGTGTCTGTACCGGTGGATTGTACAGCGAGCCTCCGGGATCCAGAGCAACTTCTACAACATCAGCAGGGCGGCTCCAGCACAGGAGCGCGAGCAGAGTCATCCGCCGGTACGGGACGTTTCTACTTGGAGCTGAGTGGATCAATGAGAAAAGGCATTCACAGACACTTTCTGG CTGTCTTGCCAGTTAGAACAGACGCAGGTAATTTTGTGTCAATATTTGATCTGAGAAGAAGACTGTTCCTCTGCATGGACTTTAAGGGGGAGCTGTACAAGTCG AGGCAAAAGGACAGAGAAGACTGTCTCTTCCAGCGCATCTGGTTAGATCTGGTTAATCACCATGACGTGTTTTACTCTATCAGTGCGGGCCAGCTGCTCAAACTGGAAGGAGCAGAGCTGAGAGTTGCTCACCCAGAGCCACCCAAGCCCTCCTCAGCCATCATGGAGAGGTTCCTTGGTCCCTTGGTAAGGAGACAAAGGAGGAGCGAGGAGGTGAACCCCTCTGATCCGTTAAGATCAGAGTCACATCCCTCACATCCTGCCAAGGATCACAAGGATGCAGATCACAGGCAGCCAGAACAGGACCAGGCCGGCGCCGTTTCCAAAGAGACCATCACGTCGTGTGACGACCCCCTGCGGGTCTTACAGGCCAACGGGCCCGTCAGTCCTGTCAAGACTAATATCGCAGACCGAGCACCACAAGACTAA